The following proteins are encoded in a genomic region of Methanobrevibacter sp.:
- a CDS encoding PH domain-containing protein, which produces MFSGKRNKKIANEKIIYEAKPNMIIGCKKAIWGVIILIFLIWVSNPIKLFLANMQIYAISYIKFGITGYAMLAIVLLILIDLMYIIWQLLSWYSISYTITNHRIISKKGFLNTKKTYMPFKSIQDIDLSQNILEKIFNVGTVTAYSAYDNNNMRLANISNPSKVEDILFDKINESIPEDYDRGYIEEDYHYRNKPQNRGYRKAPRRSFNSYSESYEEDYFPESERYGGYSNQPSQDEYFDESYENNYDEYYYDEKPLKRNKRSYNQYDYEEYPEYDYRNKGYQKYDYEFYEDNLEDNLNYAINDMDRGYKSKNDYRDSEPYYNDEDYDSMEEFYQNNKEEIKPYMEEKTRRTQETSENIVQRHFDKFNR; this is translated from the coding sequence ATGTTTTCAGGTAAAAGGAATAAGAAAATAGCTAATGAAAAAATTATTTATGAAGCTAAACCCAATATGATAATTGGTTGTAAGAAAGCTATTTGGGGAGTAATTATCTTAATTTTTCTTATTTGGGTTTCCAATCCAATTAAATTATTTTTAGCAAACATGCAAATTTATGCAATATCATATATCAAATTCGGCATAACTGGCTATGCAATGTTGGCTATTGTTCTTTTAATATTGATTGATTTAATGTATATCATTTGGCAGCTCCTTTCATGGTATTCTATATCTTATACAATCACAAACCATAGGATAATTTCAAAAAAAGGTTTTCTAAACACTAAAAAAACATACATGCCTTTCAAATCAATTCAAGATATAGATTTATCTCAAAACATCCTGGAAAAGATTTTTAATGTTGGAACTGTAACCGCGTATAGTGCATATGACAATAATAACATGAGGTTGGCAAACATTTCAAATCCAAGTAAAGTTGAAGATATTTTATTTGATAAAATAAATGAAAGCATTCCTGAAGATTATGATAGGGGATATATCGAAGAAGACTATCATTATAGAAACAAACCCCAGAACAGAGGATATAGAAAAGCTCCTAGAAGAAGTTTCAATTCTTATTCGGAGTCCTATGAAGAAGATTACTTCCCAGAATCCGAAAGATATGGTGGCTATTCAAATCAGCCTTCTCAAGACGAATATTTTGATGAAAGCTATGAAAACAACTATGATGAATATTATTATGACGAAAAGCCTCTAAAAAGAAATAAGCGCAGCTATAATCAGTATGACTATGAAGAATATCCAGAATATGATTATAGGAATAAAGGTTATCAAAAATATGATTATGAGTTTTACGAGGACAATCTAGAAGACAACCTGAATTATGCGATTAATGATATGGACAGAGGATACAAGTCAAAAAATGATTATCGCGATTCTGAACCATACTATAATGATGAAGACTATGATTCAATGGAAGAATTTTATCAAAACAATAAAGAGGAAATAAAACCATATATGGAAGAGAAAACTCGCAGAACCCAAGAAACTTCAGAGAATATAGTTCAAAGACATTTCGATAAATTTAACAGGTGA